From a region of the Gossypium raimondii isolate GPD5lz chromosome 10, ASM2569854v1, whole genome shotgun sequence genome:
- the LOC105777755 gene encoding rab GTPase-activating protein 22 isoform X2, with protein sequence MSCRDKENQWSFGKAAAAAAGAVNIQKVGSVVRDIGDPCLSHSSIKVGKMLKQEKWQAIFDNEGKVSGFQKVLKLIILGGVDPSIRPEVWEFLLGCYALGSTADHRRQLRIARRERYKDLIKQCQTMHSSIGTGSLAYPVGSKVMDMRTPSKEAKVECREASTDDTDKREKYSDLGNNCSDSLYVDQRVNVSNSGDLTSVRRNADSAAYDSCSSSTSVPCGPCSSKRGGDCNGSDFITECDFDFPPLPVTDLFEKSEDKKEFDANEEVYSAQYKLMFEDDNMHSFQINNNADLIMESNVSSSLSKNVSCRYNSEIELVTYSDDYEPVLRPNSVSYKTETVNRLSISSVPETPFVNATRSQERAAQEERVSEWLWTLHRIVVDVVRTDSHLDFYKDTRNLARMSDILAVYAWVDPTTGYCQGMSDLLSPFVVLFEDNADAFWCFEMLIRRMRENFKIDGPTGVMKQLQALWHILEFTDREIFAHLSNIGAESLHFAFPMLLVLFRRELSFNESLRMWEMMWAADFDESASCDLEDICLEALVVQLPRDLGEETREENPESGDDGVKGSLQSKHSLSENAGFKSAAAHRFCGLTRNFLSKNNILQICGLVSSTRKGDDNLPVFCVAAILIMNRQKIIKETHSIDDMIKIFNDKLLKIHVKRCVGSAIKLRKKYLYKLIKSKGHADRKIE encoded by the exons ATGTCTTGTAGGGATAAGGAAAATCAATGGAGTTTTGGAAAAGCTGCCGCCGCCGCTGCCGGAGCCGTCAATATTCAAAAAGTTGGTTCTGTTGTTCGCGACATTGGAGATCCTTGCCTTTCCCACTCTTCCATCAAG GTAGGCAAGATGCTTAAGCAGGAGAAGTGGCAGGCAATTTTTGATAATGAAGGGAAGGTTTCTGGTTTTCAGAAAGTACTCAAGTTGATTATTTTGGGG GGGGTTGATCCATCTATAAGACCAGAAGTTTGGGAATTTCTTCTTGGTTGCTATGCATTGGGGAGCACTGCAGATCACCGAAGGCAATTAAGGATAGCCCGGAG GGAACGTTACAAGGACCTTATAAAGCAATGCCAGACAATGCATTCAAGCATAGGAACTGGTTCACTTGCCTATCCTGTAGGTTCAAAAGTTATGGATATGAGGACACCCTCCAAAGAAGCAAAAGTAGAGTGTAGAGAAGCTTCCACTGATGATACTgataaaagagagaaatattCTGATCTCGGCAATAACTGTTCTGATAGCTTGTATGTTGACCAAAGAGTGAATGTTAGTAATTCTGGTGACCTTACAAGTGTCAGGAGAAATGCTGACAGTGCTGCATACGATTCTTGTTCTTCATCAACTTCTGTTCCTTGTGGTCCTTGTTCCTCAAAAAGAGGGGGAGACTGTAATGGGTCAGATTTCATAACTGAATGTGATTTTGATTTCCCCCCCTTACCAGTAACAGATTTGTTTGAGAAGAGTGAAGATAAGAAAGAATTTGATGCAAATGAGGAAGTGTATTCTGCTCAATATAAATTGATGTTTGAGGATGATAATATGCATAGTTTTCAAATCAATAACAATGCTGATTTAATTATGGAATCAAATGTTTCATCCTCACTATCTAAAAATGTCTCATGTCGATATAACTCTGAAATTGAGTTGGTGACCTATTCTGATGACTATGAGCCAGTCCTCAGACCCAACAGTGTAAGTTATAAAACGGAAACAGTGAACAGATTAAGCATATCAAGTGTCCCAGAAACACCATTTGTAAATGCAACCAGATCACAAGAAAGGGCTGCCCAAGAAGAAAGAGTAAGTGAATGGCTTTGGACTCTGCACCGAATAG TTGTTGATGTGGTGAGAACGGATAGTCATCTCGATTTCTACAAGGATACAAGAAACTTAGCTAGAATGTCTGATATTCTCGCTGTTTATGCATGGGTTGATCCTACAACTGGTTATTGTCAAG GTATGAGTGACTTGCTGTCTCCTTTTGTTGTGCTCTTTGAGGATAATGCAGATGCATTTTGGTGCTTTGAGATGCTCATTAGGAGAATG cgtgaaaattttaagattgaTGGACCAACTGGAGTGATGAAGCAGCTGCAAGCACTGTGGCATATTTTGGAGTTTACGGACAGGGAAATTTTCGCACATCTCTCAAATATAGGTGCTGAAAGCCTTCATTTTGCATTTCCAATGCTGCTTGTTCTATTTCGGCGAGAGTTATCATTCAATGAGTCTCTTCGTATGTGGGAG ATGATGTGGGCAGCTGATTTTGACGAATCTGCCTCCTGCGATTTAGAGGACATTTGTCTAGAAGCATTGGTTGTACAACTTCCTAGGGATTTGGGGGAAGAAACTAGAGAAGAAAACCCAGAAAGTGGAGATGATGGCGTAAAGGGCAGCCTACAATCAAAGCATTCTTTGTCTGAGAATGCTGGATTTAAATCAGCAGCAGCTCATCGTTTTTGTGGTTTGACAAGGAATTTTTTGTCTAAAAATAATATCCTCCAAATTTGCGGTCTTGTCTCATCAACTAGGAAAGGAGATGACAATTTGCCTGTATTTTGTGTAGCTGCTATTCTTATCATGAACCGTCAAAAAATTATCAAGGAAACCCATTCAATAGATGACATGATAAAG ATTTTCAATGATAAGCTTCTGAAAATCCATGTGAAAAGATGTGTAGGTTCTGCAATCAAACTCAGAAAGAAATATTTATACAAG CTAATCAAGAGCAAAGGTCACGCAGATCGGAAGATTGAGTAA
- the LOC105777755 gene encoding rab GTPase-activating protein 22 isoform X1 — MSCRDKENQWSFGKAAAAAAGAVNIQKVGSVVRDIGDPCLSHSSIKVVFSCKMLKQEKWQAIFDNEGKVSGFQKVLKLIILGGVDPSIRPEVWEFLLGCYALGSTADHRRQLRIARRERYKDLIKQCQTMHSSIGTGSLAYPVGSKVMDMRTPSKEAKVECREASTDDTDKREKYSDLGNNCSDSLYVDQRVNVSNSGDLTSVRRNADSAAYDSCSSSTSVPCGPCSSKRGGDCNGSDFITECDFDFPPLPVTDLFEKSEDKKEFDANEEVYSAQYKLMFEDDNMHSFQINNNADLIMESNVSSSLSKNVSCRYNSEIELVTYSDDYEPVLRPNSVSYKTETVNRLSISSVPETPFVNATRSQERAAQEERVSEWLWTLHRIVVDVVRTDSHLDFYKDTRNLARMSDILAVYAWVDPTTGYCQGMSDLLSPFVVLFEDNADAFWCFEMLIRRMRENFKIDGPTGVMKQLQALWHILEFTDREIFAHLSNIGAESLHFAFPMLLVLFRRELSFNESLRMWEMMWAADFDESASCDLEDICLEALVVQLPRDLGEETREENPESGDDGVKGSLQSKHSLSENAGFKSAAAHRFCGLTRNFLSKNNILQICGLVSSTRKGDDNLPVFCVAAILIMNRQKIIKETHSIDDMIKIFNDKLLKIHVKRCVGSAIKLRKKYLYKLIKSKGHADRKIE, encoded by the exons ATGTCTTGTAGGGATAAGGAAAATCAATGGAGTTTTGGAAAAGCTGCCGCCGCCGCTGCCGGAGCCGTCAATATTCAAAAAGTTGGTTCTGTTGTTCGCGACATTGGAGATCCTTGCCTTTCCCACTCTTCCATCAAGGTTGTTTTTAGCT GCAAGATGCTTAAGCAGGAGAAGTGGCAGGCAATTTTTGATAATGAAGGGAAGGTTTCTGGTTTTCAGAAAGTACTCAAGTTGATTATTTTGGGG GGGGTTGATCCATCTATAAGACCAGAAGTTTGGGAATTTCTTCTTGGTTGCTATGCATTGGGGAGCACTGCAGATCACCGAAGGCAATTAAGGATAGCCCGGAG GGAACGTTACAAGGACCTTATAAAGCAATGCCAGACAATGCATTCAAGCATAGGAACTGGTTCACTTGCCTATCCTGTAGGTTCAAAAGTTATGGATATGAGGACACCCTCCAAAGAAGCAAAAGTAGAGTGTAGAGAAGCTTCCACTGATGATACTgataaaagagagaaatattCTGATCTCGGCAATAACTGTTCTGATAGCTTGTATGTTGACCAAAGAGTGAATGTTAGTAATTCTGGTGACCTTACAAGTGTCAGGAGAAATGCTGACAGTGCTGCATACGATTCTTGTTCTTCATCAACTTCTGTTCCTTGTGGTCCTTGTTCCTCAAAAAGAGGGGGAGACTGTAATGGGTCAGATTTCATAACTGAATGTGATTTTGATTTCCCCCCCTTACCAGTAACAGATTTGTTTGAGAAGAGTGAAGATAAGAAAGAATTTGATGCAAATGAGGAAGTGTATTCTGCTCAATATAAATTGATGTTTGAGGATGATAATATGCATAGTTTTCAAATCAATAACAATGCTGATTTAATTATGGAATCAAATGTTTCATCCTCACTATCTAAAAATGTCTCATGTCGATATAACTCTGAAATTGAGTTGGTGACCTATTCTGATGACTATGAGCCAGTCCTCAGACCCAACAGTGTAAGTTATAAAACGGAAACAGTGAACAGATTAAGCATATCAAGTGTCCCAGAAACACCATTTGTAAATGCAACCAGATCACAAGAAAGGGCTGCCCAAGAAGAAAGAGTAAGTGAATGGCTTTGGACTCTGCACCGAATAG TTGTTGATGTGGTGAGAACGGATAGTCATCTCGATTTCTACAAGGATACAAGAAACTTAGCTAGAATGTCTGATATTCTCGCTGTTTATGCATGGGTTGATCCTACAACTGGTTATTGTCAAG GTATGAGTGACTTGCTGTCTCCTTTTGTTGTGCTCTTTGAGGATAATGCAGATGCATTTTGGTGCTTTGAGATGCTCATTAGGAGAATG cgtgaaaattttaagattgaTGGACCAACTGGAGTGATGAAGCAGCTGCAAGCACTGTGGCATATTTTGGAGTTTACGGACAGGGAAATTTTCGCACATCTCTCAAATATAGGTGCTGAAAGCCTTCATTTTGCATTTCCAATGCTGCTTGTTCTATTTCGGCGAGAGTTATCATTCAATGAGTCTCTTCGTATGTGGGAG ATGATGTGGGCAGCTGATTTTGACGAATCTGCCTCCTGCGATTTAGAGGACATTTGTCTAGAAGCATTGGTTGTACAACTTCCTAGGGATTTGGGGGAAGAAACTAGAGAAGAAAACCCAGAAAGTGGAGATGATGGCGTAAAGGGCAGCCTACAATCAAAGCATTCTTTGTCTGAGAATGCTGGATTTAAATCAGCAGCAGCTCATCGTTTTTGTGGTTTGACAAGGAATTTTTTGTCTAAAAATAATATCCTCCAAATTTGCGGTCTTGTCTCATCAACTAGGAAAGGAGATGACAATTTGCCTGTATTTTGTGTAGCTGCTATTCTTATCATGAACCGTCAAAAAATTATCAAGGAAACCCATTCAATAGATGACATGATAAAG ATTTTCAATGATAAGCTTCTGAAAATCCATGTGAAAAGATGTGTAGGTTCTGCAATCAAACTCAGAAAGAAATATTTATACAAG CTAATCAAGAGCAAAGGTCACGCAGATCGGAAGATTGAGTAA
- the LOC105777755 gene encoding rab GTPase-activating protein 22 isoform X3, translating to MEFWKSCRRRCRSRQYSKSWFCCSRHWRSLPFPLFHQGKMLKQEKWQAIFDNEGKVSGFQKVLKLIILGGVDPSIRPEVWEFLLGCYALGSTADHRRQLRIARRERYKDLIKQCQTMHSSIGTGSLAYPVGSKVMDMRTPSKEAKVECREASTDDTDKREKYSDLGNNCSDSLYVDQRVNVSNSGDLTSVRRNADSAAYDSCSSSTSVPCGPCSSKRGGDCNGSDFITECDFDFPPLPVTDLFEKSEDKKEFDANEEVYSAQYKLMFEDDNMHSFQINNNADLIMESNVSSSLSKNVSCRYNSEIELVTYSDDYEPVLRPNSVSYKTETVNRLSISSVPETPFVNATRSQERAAQEERVSEWLWTLHRIVVDVVRTDSHLDFYKDTRNLARMSDILAVYAWVDPTTGYCQGMSDLLSPFVVLFEDNADAFWCFEMLIRRMRENFKIDGPTGVMKQLQALWHILEFTDREIFAHLSNIGAESLHFAFPMLLVLFRRELSFNESLRMWEMMWAADFDESASCDLEDICLEALVVQLPRDLGEETREENPESGDDGVKGSLQSKHSLSENAGFKSAAAHRFCGLTRNFLSKNNILQICGLVSSTRKGDDNLPVFCVAAILIMNRQKIIKETHSIDDMIKIFNDKLLKIHVKRCVGSAIKLRKKYLYKLIKSKGHADRKIE from the exons ATGGAGTTTTGGAAAAGCTGCCGCCGCCGCTGCCGGAGCCGTCAATATTCAAAAAGTTGGTTCTGTTGTTCGCGACATTGGAGATCCTTGCCTTTCCCACTCTTCCATCAAG GCAAGATGCTTAAGCAGGAGAAGTGGCAGGCAATTTTTGATAATGAAGGGAAGGTTTCTGGTTTTCAGAAAGTACTCAAGTTGATTATTTTGGGG GGGGTTGATCCATCTATAAGACCAGAAGTTTGGGAATTTCTTCTTGGTTGCTATGCATTGGGGAGCACTGCAGATCACCGAAGGCAATTAAGGATAGCCCGGAG GGAACGTTACAAGGACCTTATAAAGCAATGCCAGACAATGCATTCAAGCATAGGAACTGGTTCACTTGCCTATCCTGTAGGTTCAAAAGTTATGGATATGAGGACACCCTCCAAAGAAGCAAAAGTAGAGTGTAGAGAAGCTTCCACTGATGATACTgataaaagagagaaatattCTGATCTCGGCAATAACTGTTCTGATAGCTTGTATGTTGACCAAAGAGTGAATGTTAGTAATTCTGGTGACCTTACAAGTGTCAGGAGAAATGCTGACAGTGCTGCATACGATTCTTGTTCTTCATCAACTTCTGTTCCTTGTGGTCCTTGTTCCTCAAAAAGAGGGGGAGACTGTAATGGGTCAGATTTCATAACTGAATGTGATTTTGATTTCCCCCCCTTACCAGTAACAGATTTGTTTGAGAAGAGTGAAGATAAGAAAGAATTTGATGCAAATGAGGAAGTGTATTCTGCTCAATATAAATTGATGTTTGAGGATGATAATATGCATAGTTTTCAAATCAATAACAATGCTGATTTAATTATGGAATCAAATGTTTCATCCTCACTATCTAAAAATGTCTCATGTCGATATAACTCTGAAATTGAGTTGGTGACCTATTCTGATGACTATGAGCCAGTCCTCAGACCCAACAGTGTAAGTTATAAAACGGAAACAGTGAACAGATTAAGCATATCAAGTGTCCCAGAAACACCATTTGTAAATGCAACCAGATCACAAGAAAGGGCTGCCCAAGAAGAAAGAGTAAGTGAATGGCTTTGGACTCTGCACCGAATAG TTGTTGATGTGGTGAGAACGGATAGTCATCTCGATTTCTACAAGGATACAAGAAACTTAGCTAGAATGTCTGATATTCTCGCTGTTTATGCATGGGTTGATCCTACAACTGGTTATTGTCAAG GTATGAGTGACTTGCTGTCTCCTTTTGTTGTGCTCTTTGAGGATAATGCAGATGCATTTTGGTGCTTTGAGATGCTCATTAGGAGAATG cgtgaaaattttaagattgaTGGACCAACTGGAGTGATGAAGCAGCTGCAAGCACTGTGGCATATTTTGGAGTTTACGGACAGGGAAATTTTCGCACATCTCTCAAATATAGGTGCTGAAAGCCTTCATTTTGCATTTCCAATGCTGCTTGTTCTATTTCGGCGAGAGTTATCATTCAATGAGTCTCTTCGTATGTGGGAG ATGATGTGGGCAGCTGATTTTGACGAATCTGCCTCCTGCGATTTAGAGGACATTTGTCTAGAAGCATTGGTTGTACAACTTCCTAGGGATTTGGGGGAAGAAACTAGAGAAGAAAACCCAGAAAGTGGAGATGATGGCGTAAAGGGCAGCCTACAATCAAAGCATTCTTTGTCTGAGAATGCTGGATTTAAATCAGCAGCAGCTCATCGTTTTTGTGGTTTGACAAGGAATTTTTTGTCTAAAAATAATATCCTCCAAATTTGCGGTCTTGTCTCATCAACTAGGAAAGGAGATGACAATTTGCCTGTATTTTGTGTAGCTGCTATTCTTATCATGAACCGTCAAAAAATTATCAAGGAAACCCATTCAATAGATGACATGATAAAG ATTTTCAATGATAAGCTTCTGAAAATCCATGTGAAAAGATGTGTAGGTTCTGCAATCAAACTCAGAAAGAAATATTTATACAAG CTAATCAAGAGCAAAGGTCACGCAGATCGGAAGATTGAGTAA
- the LOC105777755 gene encoding rab GTPase-activating protein 22 isoform X4, whose product MLKQEKWQAIFDNEGKVSGFQKVLKLIILGGVDPSIRPEVWEFLLGCYALGSTADHRRQLRIARRERYKDLIKQCQTMHSSIGTGSLAYPVGSKVMDMRTPSKEAKVECREASTDDTDKREKYSDLGNNCSDSLYVDQRVNVSNSGDLTSVRRNADSAAYDSCSSSTSVPCGPCSSKRGGDCNGSDFITECDFDFPPLPVTDLFEKSEDKKEFDANEEVYSAQYKLMFEDDNMHSFQINNNADLIMESNVSSSLSKNVSCRYNSEIELVTYSDDYEPVLRPNSVSYKTETVNRLSISSVPETPFVNATRSQERAAQEERVSEWLWTLHRIVVDVVRTDSHLDFYKDTRNLARMSDILAVYAWVDPTTGYCQGMSDLLSPFVVLFEDNADAFWCFEMLIRRMRENFKIDGPTGVMKQLQALWHILEFTDREIFAHLSNIGAESLHFAFPMLLVLFRRELSFNESLRMWEMMWAADFDESASCDLEDICLEALVVQLPRDLGEETREENPESGDDGVKGSLQSKHSLSENAGFKSAAAHRFCGLTRNFLSKNNILQICGLVSSTRKGDDNLPVFCVAAILIMNRQKIIKETHSIDDMIKIFNDKLLKIHVKRCVGSAIKLRKKYLYKLIKSKGHADRKIE is encoded by the exons ATGCTTAAGCAGGAGAAGTGGCAGGCAATTTTTGATAATGAAGGGAAGGTTTCTGGTTTTCAGAAAGTACTCAAGTTGATTATTTTGGGG GGGGTTGATCCATCTATAAGACCAGAAGTTTGGGAATTTCTTCTTGGTTGCTATGCATTGGGGAGCACTGCAGATCACCGAAGGCAATTAAGGATAGCCCGGAG GGAACGTTACAAGGACCTTATAAAGCAATGCCAGACAATGCATTCAAGCATAGGAACTGGTTCACTTGCCTATCCTGTAGGTTCAAAAGTTATGGATATGAGGACACCCTCCAAAGAAGCAAAAGTAGAGTGTAGAGAAGCTTCCACTGATGATACTgataaaagagagaaatattCTGATCTCGGCAATAACTGTTCTGATAGCTTGTATGTTGACCAAAGAGTGAATGTTAGTAATTCTGGTGACCTTACAAGTGTCAGGAGAAATGCTGACAGTGCTGCATACGATTCTTGTTCTTCATCAACTTCTGTTCCTTGTGGTCCTTGTTCCTCAAAAAGAGGGGGAGACTGTAATGGGTCAGATTTCATAACTGAATGTGATTTTGATTTCCCCCCCTTACCAGTAACAGATTTGTTTGAGAAGAGTGAAGATAAGAAAGAATTTGATGCAAATGAGGAAGTGTATTCTGCTCAATATAAATTGATGTTTGAGGATGATAATATGCATAGTTTTCAAATCAATAACAATGCTGATTTAATTATGGAATCAAATGTTTCATCCTCACTATCTAAAAATGTCTCATGTCGATATAACTCTGAAATTGAGTTGGTGACCTATTCTGATGACTATGAGCCAGTCCTCAGACCCAACAGTGTAAGTTATAAAACGGAAACAGTGAACAGATTAAGCATATCAAGTGTCCCAGAAACACCATTTGTAAATGCAACCAGATCACAAGAAAGGGCTGCCCAAGAAGAAAGAGTAAGTGAATGGCTTTGGACTCTGCACCGAATAG TTGTTGATGTGGTGAGAACGGATAGTCATCTCGATTTCTACAAGGATACAAGAAACTTAGCTAGAATGTCTGATATTCTCGCTGTTTATGCATGGGTTGATCCTACAACTGGTTATTGTCAAG GTATGAGTGACTTGCTGTCTCCTTTTGTTGTGCTCTTTGAGGATAATGCAGATGCATTTTGGTGCTTTGAGATGCTCATTAGGAGAATG cgtgaaaattttaagattgaTGGACCAACTGGAGTGATGAAGCAGCTGCAAGCACTGTGGCATATTTTGGAGTTTACGGACAGGGAAATTTTCGCACATCTCTCAAATATAGGTGCTGAAAGCCTTCATTTTGCATTTCCAATGCTGCTTGTTCTATTTCGGCGAGAGTTATCATTCAATGAGTCTCTTCGTATGTGGGAG ATGATGTGGGCAGCTGATTTTGACGAATCTGCCTCCTGCGATTTAGAGGACATTTGTCTAGAAGCATTGGTTGTACAACTTCCTAGGGATTTGGGGGAAGAAACTAGAGAAGAAAACCCAGAAAGTGGAGATGATGGCGTAAAGGGCAGCCTACAATCAAAGCATTCTTTGTCTGAGAATGCTGGATTTAAATCAGCAGCAGCTCATCGTTTTTGTGGTTTGACAAGGAATTTTTTGTCTAAAAATAATATCCTCCAAATTTGCGGTCTTGTCTCATCAACTAGGAAAGGAGATGACAATTTGCCTGTATTTTGTGTAGCTGCTATTCTTATCATGAACCGTCAAAAAATTATCAAGGAAACCCATTCAATAGATGACATGATAAAG ATTTTCAATGATAAGCTTCTGAAAATCCATGTGAAAAGATGTGTAGGTTCTGCAATCAAACTCAGAAAGAAATATTTATACAAG CTAATCAAGAGCAAAGGTCACGCAGATCGGAAGATTGAGTAA
- the LOC105777755 gene encoding uncharacterized protein LOC105777755 isoform X5: protein MHSSIGTGSLAYPVGSKVMDMRTPSKEAKVECREASTDDTDKREKYSDLGNNCSDSLYVDQRVNVSNSGDLTSVRRNADSAAYDSCSSSTSVPCGPCSSKRGGDCNGSDFITECDFDFPPLPVTDLFEKSEDKKEFDANEEVYSAQYKLMFEDDNMHSFQINNNADLIMESNVSSSLSKNVSCRYNSEIELVTYSDDYEPVLRPNSVSYKTETVNRLSISSVPETPFVNATRSQERAAQEERVSEWLWTLHRIVVDVVRTDSHLDFYKDTRNLARMSDILAVYAWVDPTTGYCQGMSDLLSPFVVLFEDNADAFWCFEMLIRRMRENFKIDGPTGVMKQLQALWHILEFTDREIFAHLSNIGAESLHFAFPMLLVLFRRELSFNESLRMWEMMWAADFDESASCDLEDICLEALVVQLPRDLGEETREENPESGDDGVKGSLQSKHSLSENAGFKSAAAHRFCGLTRNFLSKNNILQICGLVSSTRKGDDNLPVFCVAAILIMNRQKIIKETHSIDDMIKIFNDKLLKIHVKRCVGSAIKLRKKYLYKLIKSKGHADRKIE, encoded by the exons ATGCATTCAAGCATAGGAACTGGTTCACTTGCCTATCCTGTAGGTTCAAAAGTTATGGATATGAGGACACCCTCCAAAGAAGCAAAAGTAGAGTGTAGAGAAGCTTCCACTGATGATACTgataaaagagagaaatattCTGATCTCGGCAATAACTGTTCTGATAGCTTGTATGTTGACCAAAGAGTGAATGTTAGTAATTCTGGTGACCTTACAAGTGTCAGGAGAAATGCTGACAGTGCTGCATACGATTCTTGTTCTTCATCAACTTCTGTTCCTTGTGGTCCTTGTTCCTCAAAAAGAGGGGGAGACTGTAATGGGTCAGATTTCATAACTGAATGTGATTTTGATTTCCCCCCCTTACCAGTAACAGATTTGTTTGAGAAGAGTGAAGATAAGAAAGAATTTGATGCAAATGAGGAAGTGTATTCTGCTCAATATAAATTGATGTTTGAGGATGATAATATGCATAGTTTTCAAATCAATAACAATGCTGATTTAATTATGGAATCAAATGTTTCATCCTCACTATCTAAAAATGTCTCATGTCGATATAACTCTGAAATTGAGTTGGTGACCTATTCTGATGACTATGAGCCAGTCCTCAGACCCAACAGTGTAAGTTATAAAACGGAAACAGTGAACAGATTAAGCATATCAAGTGTCCCAGAAACACCATTTGTAAATGCAACCAGATCACAAGAAAGGGCTGCCCAAGAAGAAAGAGTAAGTGAATGGCTTTGGACTCTGCACCGAATAG TTGTTGATGTGGTGAGAACGGATAGTCATCTCGATTTCTACAAGGATACAAGAAACTTAGCTAGAATGTCTGATATTCTCGCTGTTTATGCATGGGTTGATCCTACAACTGGTTATTGTCAAG GTATGAGTGACTTGCTGTCTCCTTTTGTTGTGCTCTTTGAGGATAATGCAGATGCATTTTGGTGCTTTGAGATGCTCATTAGGAGAATG cgtgaaaattttaagattgaTGGACCAACTGGAGTGATGAAGCAGCTGCAAGCACTGTGGCATATTTTGGAGTTTACGGACAGGGAAATTTTCGCACATCTCTCAAATATAGGTGCTGAAAGCCTTCATTTTGCATTTCCAATGCTGCTTGTTCTATTTCGGCGAGAGTTATCATTCAATGAGTCTCTTCGTATGTGGGAG ATGATGTGGGCAGCTGATTTTGACGAATCTGCCTCCTGCGATTTAGAGGACATTTGTCTAGAAGCATTGGTTGTACAACTTCCTAGGGATTTGGGGGAAGAAACTAGAGAAGAAAACCCAGAAAGTGGAGATGATGGCGTAAAGGGCAGCCTACAATCAAAGCATTCTTTGTCTGAGAATGCTGGATTTAAATCAGCAGCAGCTCATCGTTTTTGTGGTTTGACAAGGAATTTTTTGTCTAAAAATAATATCCTCCAAATTTGCGGTCTTGTCTCATCAACTAGGAAAGGAGATGACAATTTGCCTGTATTTTGTGTAGCTGCTATTCTTATCATGAACCGTCAAAAAATTATCAAGGAAACCCATTCAATAGATGACATGATAAAG ATTTTCAATGATAAGCTTCTGAAAATCCATGTGAAAAGATGTGTAGGTTCTGCAATCAAACTCAGAAAGAAATATTTATACAAG CTAATCAAGAGCAAAGGTCACGCAGATCGGAAGATTGAGTAA